A region of Maridesulfovibrio sp. DNA encodes the following proteins:
- a CDS encoding sigma-54 dependent transcriptional regulator, with the protein MTDILIIDGNNSFTETLERDLAHNNLPVDRCDSLSKAMAMLHLGSYKTVLLGDNLPDGDGMDYLSSIREIPSFPEVIILSSNRDPDTAERAIQNGAFNYLTKPSNKQCLFAQINLAMESHIEKSSAGKPVQFKREGIVGSSRRLKSCLNNAARAAASKSSVLINGETGTGKELFARAIHQNSKCRNKPFIVVDCAALPDTLAENLLFGHERGAYTSADSSSVGLIKQADGGTLFLDEVGELPLSLQKVFLRVLEGRTFRAVGSAKETASDFRLLAATNKDLETMVENGQFRRDLLYRLLGSHIQLPSLRDISEDINELACHHIRRYCKRFQLPYRDFSPDFLEVLLQYDWPGNIRELVNTVEQAVTLSRNETTLHSRHLPKSMRARLARQTIVQTTAKTSRIETAPKTTSLPDLKTYRNTHTAEIEKDYLIKLVEITDGDVAQGCRISGLSRARYYALMKQHGVSRQV; encoded by the coding sequence ATGACTGACATACTCATCATTGACGGCAACAACTCTTTTACCGAGACATTAGAGAGAGACCTGGCTCACAACAATCTGCCTGTGGACAGATGTGATTCACTCTCAAAAGCCATGGCCATGCTGCATCTCGGCAGCTATAAAACCGTATTGCTTGGCGACAATCTCCCGGATGGAGACGGCATGGATTATCTATCATCAATACGGGAGATACCATCGTTTCCGGAGGTCATTATCCTCTCCAGCAACCGAGACCCAGACACTGCCGAACGGGCAATTCAGAACGGAGCCTTTAATTATCTCACCAAGCCTTCGAATAAACAGTGCCTGTTTGCACAGATCAATCTGGCAATGGAATCTCACATTGAAAAAAGCTCAGCGGGCAAACCGGTACAATTTAAGCGGGAAGGCATAGTCGGAAGCAGCAGACGATTAAAATCATGCCTGAACAACGCAGCACGTGCTGCGGCATCTAAATCAAGCGTGCTTATCAACGGAGAAACAGGCACAGGCAAGGAACTTTTTGCCCGGGCCATACACCAGAACAGCAAATGCCGGAACAAACCCTTTATCGTCGTCGACTGCGCAGCCCTGCCGGACACACTCGCGGAGAATCTACTTTTCGGCCATGAACGAGGGGCTTATACAAGTGCGGACAGCAGTTCGGTGGGCCTCATCAAACAGGCTGACGGAGGCACCCTTTTCCTTGATGAGGTGGGCGAACTTCCATTATCGCTTCAAAAGGTATTTCTCAGAGTATTGGAAGGACGCACTTTCCGGGCCGTAGGCAGCGCCAAGGAAACAGCCAGTGACTTCAGGCTGCTGGCTGCAACTAACAAGGATCTCGAAACAATGGTGGAAAACGGGCAATTCAGAAGAGATCTTCTGTACAGACTTCTTGGAAGCCACATCCAGCTACCCTCACTCAGGGACATTTCTGAAGACATCAATGAACTGGCCTGCCATCATATTCGTCGCTACTGCAAACGATTCCAACTGCCTTATCGTGATTTTTCACCTGATTTTCTGGAAGTTCTCCTGCAATATGACTGGCCCGGCAACATCCGCGAATTAGTAAATACGGTAGAACAGGCCGTTACACTCAGTCGAAATGAAACAACTCTCCACTCTCGCCACCTGCCTAAAAGCATGCGCGCTCGGCTGGCAAGGCAAACAATAGTACAGACCACTGCAAAAACATCCCGTATCGAGACAGCCCCAAAAACAACAAGTCTGCCGGACCTAAAAACATATCGCAATACACATACTGCTGAAATAGAAAAAGACTACCTGATCAAGCTGGTTGAAATCACAGATGGCGATGTCGCTCAAGGATGTCGCATATCAGGACTATCCAGGGCTCGTTATTACGCTCTTATGAAGCAACATGGGGTTTCAAGGCAGGTTTGA
- a CDS encoding non-ribosomal peptide synthetase produces MSQNTNFSSHQTDIPLSKATLKKIKDFSSDTNARLITVAAWVALISRYSGQEELDWLEYNTTLNLSGRRSISISQENGFQDLLNILSEAPGSCDSDTEVGTVPINGKSLRIAVADSVDIFSDDEVLLFIQKPESHEPPIIAANTNLLSSEFLKQMAAHLSMLLEHCLENPKHSLFEFPLLTEEERRDALINWNVVEQFDCTGRTLHGLFAEQAAAFPERIAISCQGRELTYQELDERSNRIAHAIRALYELTTGEKMRPDELIGLSTDRSPDMIIGILAVLKAGGAYVPLDPRYPEDRLKFMAEDARCRIILTQQHHLENLLYMVDGDYGIISLDTGWEHLSSYPATQPDPISTDTNLAYVIYTSGSTGKPKGVMLEHGCAVRLFYTTEALFNFNEEDVWTCFHSYAFDFSVWEIWGALLHGARLVFVPYNTSREPDRFHELVRRERVTIMSQTPSSFYQFSEADKNAEHSCTTLRYVIFGGEALNIARLESWWLRHPWDAPRLINMYGITETTVHATFHEVAPDDLKRKSALSPIGEKLSDLSFYVLDSRLQPMPPGIPGELYIGGAGVARGYFRRDDLNRERFIDSPFAKEIGPGAPSRLYKSGDLVVRRQDGTLDYLGRADFQVKIRGFRIETGEIETILEKHADIRESVVLAYGEGEEKKLAAYYITNDGNPIATRVLWEHLACTLPVYMIPSRFIHMHNFKLSPTGKTDRKALPAPDIVPDQQDRDDMVVPKTGTERRLARIWSDLLNYTSVGAHDNFFMLGGDSLLGARMVMLCRQAFSRDLSIKDVFEHPVLEELARCIEASDAVQYEEFQQAPLPDACPKNQVTTFPASPAQRSMYYTYHAEPPETYNVPFLARFDGPLNHTFLEEALNRLLERHESLRTTFLFEHGELFQRINAHQPYTLPLEKVAENDISVTCSRWAKQVFDLERYPLFDIRLIESVNGKSAVYFNIHHIVFDGNSYDVLLKDLGRSYAAVSTGRPPLPVPHMQYRHYAHAMRESIQSQHSQKNLRKLAEHFKGMDSEIHWPHSVLMKNSSGENLVRRHLDHDTIRKLSSLARERNATLFALLLALYQSSIFALSGQDDLTVGVPVSSRPLFPHADDLIGFLVVTAPFRTRFTDTTTLNSLIDNNQRDSLAMLDRQEVPLDALAEMLDKRNRQGGNPMFRALFAMENSMSMNGSWQGQNYELEQLFNGSAKFDTLLFCFNRQEQGLEVILEYNPEKPGRHTAEILIDIFVHGAQKLAEQAGTDASIKLRSLLSGLLPTDRAEITANRSEAEYPAVSLGRLFKDCAKKYHDRPALVYDGRTLNYWQLDALSDQTAYDLLSKVGPPQEAGDCIGIHLRRGPEMVPAMLGILKAGYAYLPLDPDMPAERLSRIYSHARPSLVICKDENSIQGIPDRVLTRFDSLTNSSSVNLKEISPDAPAYILYTSGTTGMPKGVMVGHRSAVNRVCWMQREYGLTTGEKYLFKTPCHFDVSVGEIFWPLTCGATLIVSGPDCHRDPACILGLLESERINNVHFVPAMLSIFLDYLDSGEEIELAHLKRIFCSGEGLPQTLVNRCKRKLNVEIHNLYGPTETGESSAQPCPEKAPGQGPDIVPIGFPISNTRYYLLNPAGMPVPNGLCGELHIAGDCLAEGYLREPKRTDERFISSELIPEKRLYRTGDIVAWGQENLLEYHGRTDHQIKIRGFRVELGEIESAIMRLEGVRFAAARYFQQSPQGPCIIADYAGDADSPDPEEIQTALKKVLPSYMVPAKIFKRDQLPVTPSGKVDRKSLPEPEFSMLGGISSPGSRTQIKLDRTEQELAELWARLLGQEPDQFNPDSDFFQYGGHSLLLMQMIVELRKEKGHEIKLPVFLQKPTLGYLAELCKDDEHGAQKDTSIDQAYKDSRLLIDWESGPSLRVNADKKTVLLTGAGGFVGTHILKKLLCSKKQPVIALVRPKDGLDPAQTLDRALNTRNISLEPEARKLLRVCKMDLAAPGLALEELDLDVITNTVGHILHCGAMVNHLYGYAQHRQANVLGTLELIQLAVKTGIRRFDFISTTGAVAAEDQPDPNWSGYLLSKWTGERFTERMRRHDFDARILRVGYVTGHSRSGLVDHSRNHLSLLIRACAETGVAPDWDRKLEITPVDFLASEIIRLINMPQAAHGSWNLSGVLRLTWTELISHIENNGYPVKITSHQEWYAEYLEKAPEGSALHMLKGLYTEETPCFPDPLENNFLELHPTTHTQKDMDLAQLFRRYMNYYLDSGFIGKNE; encoded by the coding sequence ATGTCACAGAATACAAACTTTTCTTCGCATCAAACGGACATCCCCCTTTCAAAAGCAACCCTAAAAAAGATAAAAGATTTTTCCTCGGACACCAATGCCCGTTTGATTACGGTTGCGGCATGGGTGGCTCTGATTTCCAGGTATTCCGGGCAGGAAGAATTGGATTGGCTAGAATACAACACCACCCTCAATCTTTCGGGCAGACGTTCCATATCCATCTCGCAAGAAAACGGATTTCAAGATTTGTTGAATATCCTTTCCGAAGCACCCGGATCTTGCGATTCAGACACTGAAGTCGGCACCGTTCCCATCAACGGGAAATCGCTTCGAATCGCGGTTGCAGACAGCGTGGATATTTTTTCGGACGACGAAGTCCTTCTTTTTATTCAAAAACCGGAGTCGCACGAACCTCCCATTATAGCAGCAAATACAAATCTTCTCAGTTCGGAATTTTTGAAACAAATGGCTGCTCACCTCTCAATGCTGCTCGAACACTGTCTCGAAAATCCGAAACATAGCTTGTTCGAATTTCCATTGCTCACAGAAGAAGAAAGACGGGACGCACTAATCAATTGGAATGTCGTGGAGCAGTTCGATTGCACAGGACGCACCCTGCACGGACTTTTCGCTGAGCAGGCCGCTGCATTCCCAGAAAGGATTGCCATCAGTTGTCAAGGACGGGAATTGACATATCAGGAGCTGGATGAACGCTCCAACAGAATAGCCCACGCCATTCGCGCTCTGTATGAACTCACCACCGGAGAAAAAATGCGGCCAGATGAGCTGATCGGGCTTTCAACCGACCGCAGCCCGGACATGATCATTGGTATTCTCGCCGTGCTAAAGGCAGGAGGAGCCTATGTGCCTTTGGACCCCCGATACCCCGAAGACCGTCTCAAATTCATGGCGGAGGACGCCCGTTGCCGGATCATCCTTACCCAACAGCACCACTTGGAAAATCTGCTCTACATGGTGGATGGAGACTACGGCATAATCTCTCTGGACACTGGTTGGGAGCATCTGTCTTCCTATCCGGCGACCCAGCCCGATCCCATCTCCACGGATACAAATCTGGCCTATGTTATCTATACTTCAGGGTCCACGGGAAAACCCAAAGGGGTAATGCTCGAACACGGTTGCGCAGTCCGCCTTTTCTACACAACAGAAGCCCTGTTCAACTTTAATGAAGAGGATGTCTGGACCTGCTTTCATTCATATGCATTCGATTTTTCAGTCTGGGAAATATGGGGGGCACTTCTGCATGGTGCGCGCCTCGTGTTTGTTCCGTACAACACCTCACGTGAACCGGATCGCTTCCATGAGTTGGTTCGCAGGGAACGCGTCACGATTATGAGTCAGACTCCTTCCTCATTTTATCAATTTTCCGAGGCGGATAAAAATGCGGAACACTCCTGCACGACCCTGCGGTATGTGATTTTCGGAGGTGAGGCTCTGAACATCGCCCGACTTGAATCATGGTGGTTGCGCCATCCATGGGATGCGCCTCGTCTGATCAACATGTATGGCATCACCGAAACCACTGTACATGCTACATTTCATGAAGTCGCCCCAGATGATCTCAAACGCAAAAGCGCGTTATCACCCATCGGAGAGAAGTTGTCCGATCTTTCGTTTTATGTCTTGGACAGTAGGTTGCAGCCGATGCCTCCGGGAATTCCTGGTGAACTGTATATCGGAGGGGCCGGTGTTGCTCGCGGATATTTTCGAAGAGACGACCTGAATCGAGAACGATTCATCGACTCCCCTTTTGCTAAGGAGATCGGCCCGGGAGCCCCTTCGCGGCTGTACAAAAGCGGCGATCTTGTGGTGCGTCGGCAGGACGGAACCCTCGATTATCTGGGACGAGCTGATTTTCAAGTCAAAATAAGAGGCTTTCGGATAGAAACAGGAGAAATAGAAACCATACTGGAAAAGCATGCCGACATTCGTGAAAGCGTGGTGCTGGCTTACGGAGAAGGAGAAGAAAAAAAACTGGCAGCCTACTATATCACCAACGACGGCAACCCCATCGCCACACGCGTTCTGTGGGAACATCTCGCATGCACCCTGCCGGTATATATGATTCCCTCACGTTTTATCCACATGCATAATTTTAAACTGTCTCCCACGGGCAAGACAGATCGCAAGGCTCTTCCCGCACCGGACATTGTTCCGGATCAACAGGACCGCGATGATATGGTGGTTCCGAAGACAGGGACCGAGCGACGGCTGGCACGAATATGGTCCGATCTGTTAAACTATACGTCTGTGGGTGCCCACGACAATTTCTTCATGCTCGGCGGAGATTCTCTGCTCGGAGCCCGCATGGTCATGCTGTGCAGGCAAGCGTTTTCCCGGGATCTCTCCATCAAGGATGTATTCGAACACCCGGTACTTGAAGAACTGGCCCGATGCATTGAAGCCAGCGATGCTGTGCAATACGAAGAGTTTCAACAGGCTCCGCTCCCCGACGCATGTCCGAAAAACCAAGTGACAACGTTCCCGGCATCCCCGGCACAACGCTCCATGTACTACACCTATCATGCCGAACCGCCAGAGACATACAATGTTCCGTTTCTGGCGCGGTTTGACGGTCCTCTGAATCATACTTTTCTGGAAGAGGCGCTCAACCGATTGCTGGAGCGGCATGAAAGCCTGAGGACCACCTTCTTATTTGAACACGGCGAATTGTTTCAACGGATCAACGCGCATCAACCTTATACACTCCCTCTCGAAAAGGTGGCTGAAAACGATATTTCTGTAACATGCAGCCGGTGGGCAAAACAGGTTTTCGACCTTGAAAGATATCCGCTTTTTGATATTCGATTGATTGAAAGCGTTAACGGGAAAAGTGCTGTCTATTTTAATATCCACCACATCGTCTTTGACGGCAATTCCTATGATGTCCTGCTCAAGGACCTTGGACGCAGCTATGCCGCCGTATCCACCGGCAGACCTCCTCTGCCGGTGCCGCACATGCAATACCGCCACTACGCCCATGCCATGCGGGAATCCATACAAAGTCAGCACTCACAAAAAAATCTTCGAAAATTGGCTGAACATTTCAAGGGCATGGATTCTGAAATTCATTGGCCGCACTCAGTTCTGATGAAAAACAGCTCCGGGGAAAATCTGGTCCGCCGTCATCTTGATCACGACACAATACGCAAACTCTCCAGCCTAGCTAGGGAAAGAAATGCCACTCTTTTTGCCCTGTTGCTGGCACTGTACCAGTCTTCCATATTTGCCTTGAGCGGACAGGACGACCTGACCGTAGGAGTTCCGGTTTCCTCACGCCCCCTATTCCCGCACGCAGACGACTTGATAGGATTTCTGGTAGTGACCGCTCCGTTTCGCACCCGGTTTACAGACACAACAACCTTGAACAGCCTGATAGATAACAACCAACGCGATTCACTGGCCATGCTGGACCGGCAGGAAGTTCCACTGGATGCGCTTGCAGAAATGCTGGACAAACGAAATCGGCAGGGCGGCAACCCTATGTTCCGGGCCTTGTTCGCCATGGAAAATTCCATGTCCATGAACGGCTCATGGCAGGGACAGAATTACGAGCTGGAGCAGCTTTTCAATGGAAGTGCCAAATTCGATACTCTGCTGTTTTGTTTTAACAGGCAGGAGCAGGGACTTGAGGTCATACTTGAATACAACCCGGAAAAACCGGGACGACATACGGCAGAAATCCTTATAGATATTTTTGTTCATGGAGCCCAAAAACTTGCCGAGCAGGCAGGAACCGACGCGTCTATAAAGCTGCGCAGCTTACTGTCCGGCCTGTTACCGACAGACCGGGCGGAAATAACGGCCAACCGAAGTGAAGCCGAGTACCCGGCAGTTTCACTCGGCAGACTTTTTAAAGATTGCGCAAAAAAATATCATGATCGCCCGGCCCTTGTCTATGATGGAAGGACCCTTAATTATTGGCAACTTGATGCGCTCTCCGATCAGACGGCATACGATCTGCTTTCAAAAGTGGGCCCCCCGCAGGAGGCAGGAGACTGTATTGGAATCCATCTCAGACGCGGTCCCGAGATGGTTCCGGCTATGCTCGGGATTCTCAAAGCGGGCTACGCTTACCTCCCTCTGGACCCGGATATGCCTGCCGAACGACTGTCCCGCATTTACAGCCACGCTCGCCCGTCGTTGGTGATTTGCAAAGATGAAAACAGTATTCAAGGTATTCCCGATCGCGTTCTCACTCGATTCGACAGCCTTACAAACTCTTCGTCCGTAAACCTGAAAGAAATTTCCCCCGATGCTCCGGCTTATATCCTCTACACCTCTGGCACTACGGGAATGCCCAAAGGTGTTATGGTAGGTCACCGGTCGGCGGTAAACCGTGTCTGCTGGATGCAACGTGAGTACGGACTGACGACCGGGGAAAAATATTTATTTAAAACCCCCTGCCATTTCGATGTCTCGGTGGGCGAAATATTCTGGCCCCTGACCTGCGGAGCAACATTGATTGTGTCCGGTCCGGACTGCCACCGGGACCCGGCCTGCATACTGGGTCTGCTCGAGTCGGAAAGAATCAACAACGTTCATTTCGTACCGGCGATGCTGTCTATTTTTCTCGACTACCTTGACAGTGGAGAAGAAATCGAACTGGCGCATTTAAAACGCATTTTCTGCAGTGGTGAAGGGTTGCCCCAAACTCTGGTCAACCGCTGCAAACGCAAACTCAACGTAGAAATCCACAATCTATACGGTCCCACGGAAACTGGGGAAAGCAGCGCACAACCTTGCCCGGAAAAAGCCCCCGGACAAGGACCGGATATTGTGCCTATCGGATTCCCAATCAGCAATACCCGCTACTACCTGCTCAACCCGGCCGGAATGCCTGTACCGAACGGACTGTGCGGAGAGTTGCACATTGCCGGAGATTGCTTGGCCGAAGGATATCTGCGCGAGCCTAAAAGAACGGACGAACGGTTTATCTCTTCGGAATTGATTCCGGAAAAACGGCTTTACCGCACTGGTGATATCGTTGCTTGGGGGCAGGAAAATTTATTGGAATACCATGGGCGTACTGACCACCAAATAAAAATAAGAGGATTCAGGGTCGAACTCGGAGAAATTGAATCAGCGATCATGCGTCTGGAAGGAGTCCGGTTTGCTGCTGCGCGCTATTTTCAACAAAGTCCGCAGGGTCCGTGCATCATTGCCGACTACGCAGGAGATGCCGACTCTCCTGATCCGGAAGAAATCCAAACGGCCCTAAAAAAAGTACTCCCGAGCTATATGGTCCCGGCGAAAATTTTCAAGCGCGATCAACTTCCGGTCACCCCGAGCGGAAAAGTGGATCGCAAGTCCCTTCCAGAACCGGAATTCAGCATGCTGGGCGGAATATCCTCCCCTGGATCACGGACTCAGATAAAACTTGATCGAACTGAACAGGAATTGGCGGAACTTTGGGCGCGGTTGCTCGGGCAGGAGCCTGATCAATTTAACCCGGACAGTGATTTTTTCCAGTATGGAGGACATTCGCTTCTGCTCATGCAGATGATTGTAGAGTTACGCAAAGAAAAGGGTCATGAAATAAAATTACCGGTCTTTTTGCAAAAACCAACGTTGGGGTACCTTGCAGAATTGTGCAAAGACGATGAACATGGAGCACAAAAGGACACCTCCATTGATCAGGCATATAAAGACTCACGCTTGCTCATAGACTGGGAGTCAGGTCCGTCACTGCGCGTTAATGCCGACAAAAAGACGGTTCTGCTTACGGGCGCAGGCGGATTTGTAGGGACTCACATTCTGAAAAAACTGCTATGCAGTAAAAAACAGCCGGTCATTGCCTTGGTCCGGCCAAAAGACGGCCTTGACCCGGCACAAACACTGGATAGAGCTCTGAACACCCGCAACATCAGCCTTGAGCCGGAAGCTCGTAAACTGTTGCGGGTTTGTAAGATGGATCTGGCCGCTCCCGGCCTTGCGTTGGAAGAACTGGATCTCGACGTTATTACGAACACCGTCGGACATATCCTGCACTGCGGTGCCATGGTCAATCATCTGTATGGATATGCCCAGCATAGGCAAGCCAATGTTCTCGGGACACTGGAACTCATCCAACTTGCGGTCAAGACAGGCATCCGACGATTCGATTTCATCTCCACCACAGGGGCTGTTGCTGCGGAGGATCAGCCTGATCCGAACTGGTCGGGCTATCTGTTGAGCAAATGGACCGGTGAACGGTTTACGGAGCGCATGCGCAGGCACGACTTCGACGCACGTATCCTGCGGGTCGGATACGTGACCGGGCACTCCCGGAGCGGACTAGTTGACCACAGCCGGAACCATCTTTCCCTACTCATCCGGGCCTGTGCTGAAACCGGAGTCGCTCCTGACTGGGACCGAAAACTTGAGATTACACCGGTAGATTTTCTGGCGTCTGAAATAATCAGACTGATCAACATGCCCCAAGCCGCACACGGAAGCTGGAACTTGAGCGGGGTTCTGCGGTTAACCTGGACAGAACTAATAAGCCACATTGAGAACAATGGATATCCGGTCAAAATTACCAGCCATCAAGAATGGTATGCCGAGTATCTGGAGAAAGCTCCGGAAGGTTCTGCGCTGCACATGCTCAAGGGGTTATACACGGAGGAAACTCCATGCTTCCCAGATCCTCTGGAAAACAACTTTCTGGAACTTCACCCAACTACGCATACCCAGAAGGATATGGATCTTGCGCAGCTGTTCAGGCGGTATATGAACTACTATCTTGACTCGGGATTTATTGGGAAAAATGAATAA
- the ilvA gene encoding threonine ammonia-lyase — MDFDTTSINRRDCIRTLLASTVILTMPGLVGRVFAGKESPCVTPELIQEAAQRLRGHVQRTPLVAGGMLSKRTGTDLYLKLENMQYTGAFKERGAYNKMVTLSRTEREHGVIAASSGNHAQAVAYHAKLLGIPSVIVMPEVTPHTKIRRTRSLGGDVIIHGKEFDESLAFALHKAEKDGLTFIHPFNDPLVIAGQGTVGLEIMQDQPETEIMLVPVGGGGLIAGCATAAKNLNPKLKVYGVEAASYAAMHQMMHHEPVRTGGETLAEGIAVHTPGQLPWSIDERLLEDVLVVDEEHIAHAITRIWSEHKLVAEGAGAVGVAALLQHSGMFSGKKVATPITGGNIDARLFAVLLERDMFHQGQLAQIRVISHNGHGDIYPEIARIIAQNRAEVVNLEYDPIFHAASPMSTAYELIIETKDNKHVDSVVKKLSAAGFETKRMQ; from the coding sequence ATGGATTTCGACACTACAAGCATTAATAGAAGAGATTGTATTCGTACGCTTTTGGCAAGCACGGTGATACTGACCATGCCGGGCTTGGTCGGCAGGGTCTTTGCCGGAAAAGAATCTCCGTGCGTGACTCCGGAATTAATTCAGGAAGCAGCACAAAGACTTCGGGGCCATGTTCAGCGAACTCCACTGGTTGCGGGAGGCATGCTTTCCAAACGGACCGGGACGGACTTATACCTCAAACTTGAAAATATGCAGTATACCGGCGCATTCAAGGAGCGCGGGGCTTACAATAAGATGGTGACACTCAGCCGGACAGAGCGGGAGCACGGGGTGATCGCGGCCAGTTCGGGAAATCATGCACAGGCCGTGGCTTACCATGCCAAATTGCTCGGAATCCCTTCGGTAATCGTCATGCCCGAAGTAACGCCGCACACAAAAATTCGCCGTACACGCAGCCTAGGCGGCGATGTAATCATCCATGGAAAGGAGTTCGACGAGTCTCTGGCGTTTGCATTGCATAAAGCCGAAAAGGACGGTCTGACCTTCATTCACCCGTTCAATGATCCATTGGTCATTGCCGGACAGGGGACGGTGGGATTGGAAATCATGCAAGATCAGCCTGAGACGGAAATTATGCTTGTGCCTGTGGGCGGAGGTGGATTGATTGCCGGATGCGCAACTGCGGCCAAGAATCTCAATCCCAAACTGAAGGTCTACGGGGTTGAAGCGGCGAGTTATGCGGCTATGCATCAAATGATGCACCATGAACCGGTCAGGACCGGCGGCGAGACGCTGGCGGAAGGGATTGCCGTGCATACTCCTGGTCAACTGCCATGGTCCATTGACGAGCGTCTTTTGGAGGATGTTCTTGTGGTAGACGAAGAACACATTGCCCATGCCATCACCCGCATATGGAGTGAACATAAGCTGGTGGCAGAAGGAGCCGGGGCCGTAGGTGTTGCCGCACTCCTGCAACATAGCGGCATGTTTTCCGGGAAGAAAGTCGCAACGCCCATCACGGGGGGCAACATTGATGCCCGTCTTTTTGCCGTTCTTTTGGAACGCGACATGTTTCATCAGGGACAGTTGGCTCAGATTCGCGTGATTTCCCATAACGGACACGGCGACATTTACCCTGAAATTGCAAGGATAATCGCGCAAAACCGTGCTGAGGTGGTCAACCTTGAGTACGATCCCATCTTCCATGCAGCTTCGCCCATGTCCACAGCCTATGAACTGATTATCGAAACCAAGGACAACAAGCATGTGGATTCCGTGGTAAAGAAACTTAGTGCTGCAGGTTTTGAAACGAAACGCATGCAATAG
- a CDS encoding transposase: protein MRRKWDARTKARIVLEGLTKGGISELCRTHDLRPGQYYKWRGQFMENCHLIFEKQPGPPTESELAVENEKLKRLVGELTLELNNGKNIR, encoded by the coding sequence ATGAGGCGAAAATGGGATGCCAGAACAAAAGCCAGAATCGTTTTGGAAGGGCTTACAAAAGGAGGCATAAGCGAATTGTGCCGTACTCATGATCTTCGTCCGGGCCAGTACTACAAATGGAGGGGGCAATTTATGGAGAATTGCCATTTGATTTTCGAGAAGCAGCCAGGTCCTCCGACTGAATCCGAGTTGGCAGTAGAGAATGAGAAGCTCAAGCGGCTGGTGGGTGAACTTACTTTGGAATTGAATAACGGCAAGAACATTCGTTGA
- a CDS encoding HD domain-containing protein, giving the protein MLDKYKSKFESYIRSEMVQDSAHDINHVRRVVKTAKELCDKEEAKLEVVLPAAYLHDCFTFPKNHPERVSSSRVAAEKAEAFLLSIYYPKEYLEEIKHAIVAHSFSAGVKPNTVEAQIVQDADRLDALGAIGISRCIQVSSSFGASLYHSEDPYAESRALDDKTYALDHFQVKLFKLADQMNTASAKREAKKRVKFMELYIEQLATEM; this is encoded by the coding sequence GTGCTAGATAAATACAAAAGCAAATTTGAAAGCTATATCCGATCCGAGATGGTTCAAGATTCAGCTCATGATATTAACCATGTTCGTAGGGTTGTTAAAACAGCCAAAGAACTGTGCGATAAAGAAGAGGCAAAGCTGGAGGTCGTTTTACCTGCGGCATACTTGCATGACTGTTTTACCTTTCCTAAAAATCACCCAGAGCGAGTATCAAGTTCCAGAGTTGCCGCAGAAAAAGCGGAAGCGTTTCTTCTATCGATCTACTACCCGAAAGAGTACTTGGAGGAAATTAAACACGCAATTGTGGCACATAGTTTTAGCGCGGGAGTTAAGCCGAACACCGTTGAGGCTCAGATAGTCCAAGATGCGGATAGGCTTGATGCTCTCGGTGCGATCGGCATTTCACGATGCATTCAGGTCAGCTCAAGTTTTGGTGCCAGCTTGTATCACAGTGAAGACCCTTATGCTGAAAGCCGTGCACTTGATGATAAAACTTATGCTTTGGACCATTTTCAAGTAAAGCTCTTTAAACTGGCTGATCAAATGAATACGGCTTCGGCTAAACGAGAAGCCAAGAAAAGAGTTAAGTTTATGGAGTTATATATAGAGCAGCTCGCTACAGAGATGTAG